CGATCTGCGTGCCGATGTGCCCGTAGCCGACGATGCCCAGCGTCTTGCCGCGCACCTCGAAGGAGCCGGCCGCGCTCTTGTCCCAGCCGCCGCGGTGCAGCGTGGCGTTCTTCGCCGGGATGCCGCGCATCAGCATGATGATCTCGCCGAGCACCAGTTCGGCCACGCTGCGGGTGTTCGAGAACGGCGCGTTGAACACCGGGATGCCGCGCCGGGCGGCGGCGTCGAGGTCGACCTGGTTGGTGCCGATGCAGAAGCAGCCGATCGCGCTCAGTTTCGGCGCCTGCGCGAGCACCTCGGCGGTCAGCTGCGTGCGCGAGCGGATGCCCAGGAAGTGCGCGCCCTCGATCGCCGCGGCCAGCTCGGCGCCCGACAGCGCCTTTGCGTGGGTCTCGACGCTCGTGTAGCCGTCGGAGCGCAGCGCCTCGACGGCCGACGGATGGATGCCTTCCAGCAGCACGAACTTGAGCCGGTCCTTGGGGACGGACAGGCGGGGCGGCGCAGCGTTCATCTCGCGGGCTCGCGGTCGAGGGGAAACCCATGATGATACCCAGCCGGGGGCGCCCCTCCGGGCGTCGTGGAATGCGCGGGGCCGCGGACCAGCCTGTCTCCTTGCGCGCAGCCGACCGCACTGCAGCATGCATGCCTTGCCCCAAATTCATTAGAATGGCCTCGCGCCGGGAAACCCCAGGAATAGGGAAAGCCACGGCGCCCCCATCAACTGGAGGAGGAGACATTCCCATGAAGCTCGTCGCAGCAATCCTGTCCGGCGCATTCGCGCTCGGCCTGTCGGCATCGGCCCTCGCGCAGCCGATGGTGATCAAGTTCAGCCACGTGGTGGCCGAGTCCACGCCCAAGGGGCAGGGCGCTCTGAAGTTCAAGGAAGTGGCCGAGAAGCTGCTCCCCGGCAAGGTCGAGGTGCAGGTCTTCCCGAGCTCGCAGCTGTTCGGCGACGGCAAGGAGATGGAGGCGCTGCTGCTCGGCGACGTGCAGTTCATCGCGCCCTCGCTGTCGAAGTTCGACCGCTACACGAAGAAGATCCAGGTCTTCGACCTGCCCTTCCTGTTCCAGGACCTCGCAGCCGTCGACAGCTTCCAGCAGAGCGCCGAGGGCAAGGCGCTGCTCGACGTGATGCGCAACCGCGGGCTGCAGGGCCTGGCCTACTGGCACAACGGCATGAAGCAGCTGTCCACGAACAAGGACAAGCTGCAGCGCCCCGAAGACGTGAAGGGCCTGAAGTTCCGCATCCAGGCCTCGGACGTGCTCGAGGCGCAGTTCCGGGCGCTGGGCGCCAATCCGCAGAAGATGGCCTTCGCCGAGGTCTACCAGGCGCTGCAGACCGGCGTGGTCGACGGCCAGGAGAACACCTGGTCGAACATCTACTCGCAGAAGTTCCACGAGGTCCAGAAGACGATCGCCAACACCAACCACGGCATCATCGACTACATGGTGGTCACCAACGCCAAGTGGTGGGACGGCCTGCCGGCCGACGTGCGCGACGGCCTCAAGAAGGCGATGGCCGAGGCCACCGCCCACGCCAACAAGCTGGCCAACGAGCTGAACGAGCGCGACCTCAAGCGCATCCAGGAGGCCGGCAAGGCGAAGATCCAGACGCTGTCGAAGGAAGACCTCGCGGCCTGGCAGAAGGCGATGGAGCCGGTCTGGAAGAAGTTCGAAGGCGGCATCGGCGCCGACCTGATCCAGGCCGCGCTCAAGCACAACAAGTAAGCCGCGCATCGTGGCTCGCGAGGAGGGCGCCGGGTCCCCGATCCGGCGCTGGGTGGATCGCTGCGAGAGCTTCCTGCTCGCGGCGCTGCTGTCGCTGATGACACTGATCACCTTCGCCCAGGTGGTCGCGCGCTACGTCTTCAACTACAGCTTCGTCTGGGCCCTGGAGCTCACGACCTTCCTGTTCGGGGGGCTGATCTTCTTCGGCATCTCCTACGGGGTGCGGGTGGGCGCGCACATCGGCGTCGACGCGCTGGTCCGGCTGCTCTCCGAGCGGGCGGCCCGGCGCGTGGCGCTGGTGGCCGCGGCCCTCTGCGTGGTCTACGCAGGCATCGTCTTCGTCGGCGGCTGGATCTACGTCGGCAAGATGTACGACATCGGCATCCTCGCGCAGGACCTGCCGATCCCGCAGTGGGTGCCCAAGCTGGTGCTGCCGGTCGGCTTCGCGATGCTGTTGCTGCGCTTCGGCGAGGTGCTCTGGCGCATCGCGACCGGCCGCTCGAGCAGCCTGCTGGGCAACGAGGCCGAGGACGCGCTTCGGCTTCGCGCGGACGCCGACGGCGAGCCCGAGCCCGAGGCCGGGGCCGAAGGTGCGCGGCAAGACGCCGGATCGGGAGACCGCGCATGACGACCGCCGCCCTGTTCGCGATGCTGTTCGTGTTCATGCTGATCGGCATGCCGGTCGCGGTCGCGCTCGGCCTGTCGTCGCTGCTCACGATCCTGCTGTTCGGGCAGGACTCGCTCGCCTCGCTCGCGCTGAAGCTCTACGAGACCTCCGAGCACTTCACGCTGCTGGCGATCCCGTTCTTCATCCTGTCGGGCGCCTTCATGACCACCGGCGGCGTCGCGCGCCGGATGATCCGCTTCGCGATCGCCTGCGTGGGCCACCTGCGCGGCGGCCTGGCGATCGCGGCGGTGCTCGCCTGCATGCTGTTCGCCGCGGTGTCGGGCTCGTCGCCGGCCACCGTGGTGGCGGTCGGCTCGATCGTGATCGCCGGCATGGTGCGGGCCGGCTACCCGCAGCCCTTCGCGGCCGGCGTGGTCTGCAACGCCGGCACGCTGGGCATCCTGATTCCGCCGTCGATCGTGATGGTGGTCTACGGCGCGGCCACCGAGACCTCGGTCGGCAAGCTGTTCATGGCCGGGGTGGTGCCGGGCATCCTGCTGGGCCTGCTGCTGGCCGGCGCGATCTATTTCCGGGCGCGCATGCTCGGCCTGCCGCGCCAGCCGAAGGCCAGCCTGGGCGAGATCCTCGAATCGGCGCGCGACTCGATCTGGGGGCTTCTGCTGATCGTGATCATCCTGGGCGGGATCTACGGCGGCCTGTTCACGCCGACCGAGGCGGCCGCGGTCGCGGCGGTCTACGCCTTCCTGATCGCGGTGTTCGTGTACCGCGACCTGCGCTGGCCGCAGGTGCCGGCCGTGCTGGTCGACGCGTCGAAGGTCACGGTGATGCTGATGTTCATCATCGCCAACGCGCTGCTGTTCGCGCACGTGCTGACCACCGAGCGCATCCCGCAGGCGATCGCCGAGCAGATCCTCGCCTGGGGCATGCCGCCCTGGGCCTTCCTGATCGTCGTGAACATCCTGCTGCTGGTGGCCGGCGCCTTCATGGAGCCGACCGGCATCATCCTGATCCTGGCGCCGATCCTGTTCCCGATCGCCACGCAGCTGGGCATCGACCCGGTCCACCTCGGCATCATCATGGTGGTGAACCTGGAGATCGGCATGGTCACGCCGCCGGTAGGGCTGAACCTGTTCGTGACCGCCGGCATCACGAAGATGCCGATCGGCGCGGTGATCCGCGCCGCGCTGCCCTGGCTGATGGTGCTGTTCGCCTTCCTGGCGCTGGTCACCTACGTGCCGCAGATCTCGCTGGCGCTGCCGAACATGTTGTTCTGAACCCCACGGCGGCCGTTGCCGGGCCGCCGTCGACGCGCGCCGCGCGCCGATTCGGCAGGCGGCGCCGCCTCGCGCTCCGGACGGTCAGATCGCGCCGTCCGCGCGCAGGCGCTCCATCGCCGCCGCGTCGAGGCCCAGCTCCGAGAGGATCGCGCCGGTGTGCGCGCCCAGCGCCGGCACCTCGTCGATCCGCGGCGGGTCGGACGCGCTGGTGCCGGGCGGCAGCAGCGCCGCGACCGGGCCGGCCGGCGTGCCGACCTGGGTCCAGCGGTCGCGGGCCGCGAGCTGCGGGTGCGCCCAGACGTCGGCCATCGTGTTGACCCGCGCGTTGGCGATGCCGGCGGCCTCGAGCCTGGCCACCAGCGCCTCGGCGTCCAGCCCGGCGAAGGCCGCCACGATGATCGCGCGCAGCTCGGCCCGTGCCGCGTTGCGCCGGGCGTTCGTGTCGAAGCGGGGGTCCGAGGCCAGCGCCGGCTGGCCGAGCACCTTGTCGCAGAACACCTGCCACTCGCGCTCGTTCTGCAGCCCCAGCATCACCGAGCGGCCGTCCCCGGTCGGGAAGGGGCCGTACGGATAGATCGTGGCGTGCGCTGCGCCGGCGCGCGGCGGCGGCTCGGCGCTGTCGAAGGCGTAGTAGAGCGGAAAGCCCATCCATTCGACCATCGCCTCGAGCATCGAGATGTCGATGCGCTTGCCCAGGCCGGTGCGGCCGCGCTCGATCAGCGCGGCGAGGATGCTGCTGTACGCGTACATGCCGGCGGCGATGTCGGCCACCGAGCAGCCGGCCTTCGCCGGCTCGTCGGCCGTGCCGGTCACCGACAGGAAGCCGGACTCGCTCTGGATCAGCAGGTCGTAGGCCTTCTTGTCGCGGTAGGGCCCGTCGGCGCCGTAGCCCGAGATGTCGCAGACGATCAGCCGCGGGTGCTTCGGGTGCAGCGCCTCGAAGGACAGGCCCATGCGCGCGGCAGCGCCCGGCGCGAGGTTCTGCACCAGCACGTCGGCGCGCTCGAGCAGCCTCGCGAGGACCGACGCCGCTTCCGGGTGCTTCAGGTCGAGCGCGAGGCTCTCCTTCGAGCGGTTCGTCCAGACGAAGTGCGAGGACAGGCCGCGCACCCGCTGGTCGTAGGCCCGCGCGAAGTCGCCGGTGCCCGGTCTCTCGACCTTGACGACCCGGGCGCCGAGCTCGGCGAGCTGGCGGGTGCAGAACGGCGCCGCGATCGCGTGCTCGAGCGCGACGACGGTGATGCCTTCGAGCGGGCGCGCCATGTCAGAACGAGCGCGGCATGCCCAGCACGTGCTCGGCCACGTAGCTGAGGATCAGGTTCGTGGAGATCGGCGCGACCTGGTAGAGCCGGGTCTCGCGGAACTTGCGCTCGACGTCGTACTCGCAGGCGAAGCCGAAGCCGCCGTGGAACTGGATGCAGGCGTTGGCCGCTTCCCACGAGGCCTTGGCCGCCAGGTACTTGGCCATGTTGGCCTCGGCGCCGCAGGGCTGGTGCGCGTCGAACAGCTGGCAGGCCTTCCAGCGCATCAGGTTGGCGGCCTCGACCTCGATGTAGGCCTCGGCGATCGGGAACTGCACGCCCTGGTTCTGCCCGATCGGCCGCCCGAACACC
This genomic window from Zeimonas sediminis contains:
- a CDS encoding CaiB/BaiF CoA transferase family protein, which encodes MARPLEGITVVALEHAIAAPFCTRQLAELGARVVKVERPGTGDFARAYDQRVRGLSSHFVWTNRSKESLALDLKHPEAASVLARLLERADVLVQNLAPGAAARMGLSFEALHPKHPRLIVCDISGYGADGPYRDKKAYDLLIQSESGFLSVTGTADEPAKAGCSVADIAAGMYAYSSILAALIERGRTGLGKRIDISMLEAMVEWMGFPLYYAFDSAEPPPRAGAAHATIYPYGPFPTGDGRSVMLGLQNEREWQVFCDKVLGQPALASDPRFDTNARRNAARAELRAIIVAAFAGLDAEALVARLEAAGIANARVNTMADVWAHPQLAARDRWTQVGTPAGPVAALLPPGTSASDPPRIDEVPALGAHTGAILSELGLDAAAMERLRADGAI
- a CDS encoding TRAP transporter small permease; protein product: MDRCESFLLAALLSLMTLITFAQVVARYVFNYSFVWALELTTFLFGGLIFFGISYGVRVGAHIGVDALVRLLSERAARRVALVAAALCVVYAGIVFVGGWIYVGKMYDIGILAQDLPIPQWVPKLVLPVGFAMLLLRFGEVLWRIATGRSSSLLGNEAEDALRLRADADGEPEPEAGAEGARQDAGSGDRA
- a CDS encoding TRAP transporter substrate-binding protein — encoded protein: MKLVAAILSGAFALGLSASALAQPMVIKFSHVVAESTPKGQGALKFKEVAEKLLPGKVEVQVFPSSQLFGDGKEMEALLLGDVQFIAPSLSKFDRYTKKIQVFDLPFLFQDLAAVDSFQQSAEGKALLDVMRNRGLQGLAYWHNGMKQLSTNKDKLQRPEDVKGLKFRIQASDVLEAQFRALGANPQKMAFAEVYQALQTGVVDGQENTWSNIYSQKFHEVQKTIANTNHGIIDYMVVTNAKWWDGLPADVRDGLKKAMAEATAHANKLANELNERDLKRIQEAGKAKIQTLSKEDLAAWQKAMEPVWKKFEGGIGADLIQAALKHNK
- a CDS encoding TRAP transporter large permease, which encodes MTTAALFAMLFVFMLIGMPVAVALGLSSLLTILLFGQDSLASLALKLYETSEHFTLLAIPFFILSGAFMTTGGVARRMIRFAIACVGHLRGGLAIAAVLACMLFAAVSGSSPATVVAVGSIVIAGMVRAGYPQPFAAGVVCNAGTLGILIPPSIVMVVYGAATETSVGKLFMAGVVPGILLGLLLAGAIYFRARMLGLPRQPKASLGEILESARDSIWGLLLIVIILGGIYGGLFTPTEAAAVAAVYAFLIAVFVYRDLRWPQVPAVLVDASKVTVMLMFIIANALLFAHVLTTERIPQAIAEQILAWGMPPWAFLIVVNILLLVAGAFMEPTGIILILAPILFPIATQLGIDPVHLGIIMVVNLEIGMVTPPVGLNLFVTAGITKMPIGAVIRAALPWLMVLFAFLALVTYVPQISLALPNMLF